In Paracholeplasma morum, a single genomic region encodes these proteins:
- a CDS encoding TIGR00282 family metallophosphoesterase → MKVLFIGDIYGEPGRKIFLDHIDELKAAHKPNIIIVNSENSANNGRGITQKFYKELMQKGVSAVTMGNHAYGQNELLTFMDDSHVIRPINYKAAPGKGYDLIKFNSQTLLVINALGRTFMNANMESPFFEIEKVINEVKADYVFVDFHAEATSEKVALGHYLDGKVSAIVGTHTHIPTADERVLPKGTLYITDVGMTGPLDGVIGVDKDIVVNRFLYGYSLPNQVAITKNQLNAVILDLKNKTIKRIHLED, encoded by the coding sequence GTATTATTTATAGGCGATATATATGGTGAACCAGGTAGAAAAATCTTCTTGGACCATATCGATGAATTAAAGGCTGCTCATAAACCTAATATTATCATTGTTAACTCAGAAAATAGTGCTAATAATGGAAGAGGGATTACTCAAAAGTTCTATAAAGAACTAATGCAAAAAGGCGTATCTGCAGTTACAATGGGTAATCATGCTTATGGACAAAACGAGTTATTGACTTTTATGGATGATTCACATGTTATTAGACCAATAAACTATAAAGCTGCCCCGGGTAAAGGGTATGATTTGATCAAATTTAACAGTCAAACACTATTAGTCATTAACGCATTAGGACGCACATTTATGAATGCGAATATGGAATCTCCATTTTTTGAAATCGAGAAAGTCATTAATGAAGTAAAAGCCGATTATGTATTTGTAGATTTTCATGCAGAAGCAACATCCGAAAAAGTCGCTTTAGGACACTATCTAGATGGAAAGGTTTCCGCCATCGTTGGGACACACACTCACATCCCTACAGCTGACGAACGCGTGCTTCCTAAAGGTACTTTGTATATTACCGATGTTGGAATGACAGGGCCACTTGATGGTGTTATTGGAGTCGATAAGGATATTGTTGTCAATAGATTCCTTTATGGATACTCATTACCCAATCAAGTAGCGATTACTAAGAATCAATTAAATGCTGTTATTTTAGATTTAAAAAACAAGACAATCAAGCGTATACATTTAGAAGACTAG